AATGTAGAAATGTGTAAATAAAAATACAAATTCAGATAAAAAAAGGGAGCCGACGTTTTTAGAGCCTGACTCCCTTAAGTTTTATTATAAATTTTTTCTTTGGATTCTATGCTGTAATGGCCCGTCTTCTAATAACTATAAATCCAATCACTCCAAGCACTGCAGCTAGAGCAATTAAGCTCCACTCAGAGAGCGTTGGAATGGCAGTTGTACACCTGATATCATCTATGCCCATTGTGGTGAATGAAAGATTATTGACAACACCTACTCTAAATCTCACAGTGCTGCCTGCAAAAGCTCCTAGATTAAAACCAATAGTTGTATAGCCAAGTTCCTGAGGGTCGCCGGGCTGAGTTAAAAAGATATTTTGTAACACACCCACTCCTATGCTATACACGGGAGCGTTAGGATCCATGATATCTATTCTTGCTTGCACGTTTTCGACACTAAAATCATCTAATGCTGAACCGACTACCCAATCACCTAGGCTTTCATAATAGATTATTGCTGTACATTTCGCTCCAGAGCTTGGGACATTAATATCTTGATATAATACTGATCCTCCATCACTGTCTTCCTGAGTAGCTCCTGCTGCATATATACCCTGTGGCGGAGGCATTATTGGGAATAGATCTATTGTGCTGCCACTATAAACATCAAAAATTCCAAACGGGGTGGTTGCCACAGTCCAGCCTGTCAGATCCCCGGTTTCAAAATCGCCGTTTTCAAATATTTGTGCTTGGGAATTCGAGTTAAAAGATAATAGAAAAAGAAATATAAATAGAATGGATAAAGCACTACGCTTATACATTTT
The nucleotide sequence above comes from Thermodesulfobacteriota bacterium. Encoded proteins:
- a CDS encoding IPTL-CTERM sorting domain-containing protein encodes the protein MYKRSALSILFIFLFLLSFNSNSQAQIFENGDFETGDLTGWTVATTPFGIFDVYSGSTIDLFPIMPPPQGIYAAGATQEDSDGGSVLYQDINVPSSGAKCTAIIYYESLGDWVVGSALDDFSVENVQARIDIMDPNAPVYSIGVGVLQNIFLTQPGDPQELGYTTIGFNLGAFAGSTVRFRVGVVNNLSFTTMGIDDIRCTTAIPTLSEWSLIALAAVLGVIGFIVIRRRAITA